In Spirochaetota bacterium, the following are encoded in one genomic region:
- a CDS encoding glycosyltransferase family A protein, which produces MPFFSVIIPTYNRYESLKKAIDFLLIHQTFRDFELIVVDDGSTDETHQIEDEYRDQLVYIKQKNYGVSKARNVGIANSNSPYISFHDSDDLWYPRKLENQYMYILNNPDFLINQTDEIWIRDGVRVNPMKKHRKREGDIFLDSLELCLISPSCVAMTRELFERYGLFDENLPVCEDYDLWLRITLKERVGLIDKKLVIKYGGHESQLSKKYWGMDRFRVYSIIKLLIHHGNEINPEYQDRAIEVAKKKCAILLQGALRRQNDVFADTIKKIIECIDNYNYNRISLENLLKI; this is translated from the coding sequence ATGCCATTCTTTTCTGTAATAATACCAACATACAACAGATACGAATCTCTGAAAAAAGCGATCGATTTCCTGTTAATACACCAGACCTTCCGGGATTTCGAATTAATTGTTGTGGATGATGGATCAACTGATGAGACACATCAAATTGAAGATGAATACAGAGATCAACTTGTTTATATTAAACAGAAAAATTATGGTGTCAGCAAGGCCAGAAATGTAGGCATAGCCAATTCAAACTCTCCATATATATCATTTCATGATTCTGATGACCTATGGTATCCCAGAAAATTAGAAAATCAATATATGTATATTCTCAACAATCCAGATTTTTTAATAAATCAGACTGATGAAATATGGATAAGGGATGGGGTGAGAGTAAATCCCATGAAAAAGCACAGGAAGAGGGAGGGAGATATATTTCTTGACTCATTGGAGTTATGCCTTATCAGTCCCTCATGTGTGGCAATGACGAGAGAGCTATTTGAGCGATATGGCTTATTTGATGAGAATCTTCCAGTTTGCGAAGATTACGATCTCTGGCTTAGAATAACGCTGAAGGAGAGGGTAGGATTAATAGATAAAAAACTCGTAATTAAATACGGAGGGCATGAGTCGCAGCTTTCAAAAAAATATTGGGGGATGGACAGATTCAGGGTATATTCTATTATCAAACTCTTAATCCATCACGGAAATGAGATTAATCCTGAGTATCAGGACAGAGCAATAGAGGTTGCAAAAAAGAAATGTGCAATCCTCCTGCAGGGAGCCCTGAGGAGACAAAATGATGTATTTGCAGATACAATTAAAAAAATTATTGAGTGTATTGACAACTATAACTATAACAGAATAAGCCTTGAGAACCTCTTAAAAATATAA